The stretch of DNA GAGATCCGGAGTGAGGTCGTTGAGCTGAAGGTTGGATGGGAGGGACATGTTCTCACGTGGCAGGCGTACATTATTCAGTTTCAGGTTATTGGAGTCACTACAGGATAGACAAAGGCGGAGACAGACCCTGGAACCAGCAGGCACGCAGTCTGCTTTGAGGCTCAATCCAGACCTCCCAGAAGCCCAGGTTACCACCTGTCCTTTAGTTTCAGATCCAGTGCTTTGCAGTTTAGTTTAGCCCATCTGCCCAGCCCAAGGAAGCATTACCTAGATATCAGAGATGGGCGCCGTGAGGGGCCTGAGGACAAAGAAACCATGCCACAGAGTCAGTGTGCCCTCCCGGGCTGGGCTCTGCCCCCTGCCCGTTCAGACTCAAGACCCTTGAGCCAAGAGTCTCCCAAATGCCCAGGCCTGGTCCTGGGACCAGAGACAGCTCCAGTACCTGTCCCTGCTGTCTGCACTGCACgcagccacacccccagctctgCCCATCTCACCCCCCACTTCACCGTTATTCTCCCACCACCTCGgcctccactgcctctgcctacctttagttttcctctctttcctgcagaccaggcaggccaCCAAGGTACTGAACCCCACTAGAGTGCCCAAGGCAAGCCCTCCAGCCACAACGATGCCCAGCAGAGGCACTTCCACTCGGGAGGCCAGGAGCCCTGCAGATTGTCCACTGGTTAGTTCGCAAGTGAGAGCACCCCAACCCCGACATGCCATAGCTCCAGCTACTCCACCCTTGCCCAAGGTGGCTGGGAACAACTCATCCACAAGATCCACCCACAGGGCAACAAGCCCTCCGTTCCCATTCCAGGACCCCTGCACCCACCTGAGGGTTTGCCAGGCCAGTGGCTTACCTGGAGCGGGAAGAGAGGCACTGGTGACACCCACATCATTGGTAGCCACCACTGAGAGGTTGTGTGCCAGGCTGTGGAGCTGCAGGTGCACGGTGTGGTTTGTGAGCCAGGGATAGTTCTGAGCATCCAGCACCAGGAAGTCAGAGGCATTCACAGTCACTGACCCATCCTGGTCAATCCAGGTGACATTGGCAGGCGGGTTGGCCCGCACCAGGGCAAACAGGACAACCAGAAGGCCTGGGCCCTGACCTTCCTGATACTTGGCCCCGACCTGGGCAATCTCTGGTTTAActagagcagagcagagaaaaatGTACTTTTGTTACAGTCCTTCACTCTGGCCCTTTTCCCCAAATGtggatggaagccagggcctaGGAATTTCCAGAAGGAACGTTAAGGAACAAGTAGCTGGGCCTGCTGGCCCTGCATTAACTCACAGGGATTAAGATAATAAAAGCCAGGGGACTGGGCATGTGGCTTAGtcggtagagtgtttgcctacaatgcaaaaagccctgagtttgatacctAGCAAAGcataaaaccagatgtggtggtcatgtctgtaatctcagcaatctggaagctgagatgggcattTCCAGTTTGAGGCCACTTttggatacatagcaagactccatcttaaaaatttaaaaacccagccgggcggtggtggcacatgcctttaatcccagcacttgggaggtagaggcagcagatctctgtgagttctgagctacagagtgagttccaggacaggctccaaagctacacagaggaaccctgtctcgaaaaaccaacaaattaAAAACCCGGGGCTGAGgctgtagcttagttggtagaga from Onychomys torridus chromosome 7, mOncTor1.1, whole genome shotgun sequence encodes:
- the Tmem25 gene encoding transmembrane protein 25 isoform X4, with the protein product MELPLSQATLRHTLLLLPALLSSGQGELAPQIDGQTWAERALRENERHAFTCRVAGGSATPRLAWYLDGQLQEATTSRLLSVGGEAFSGGTSTFTVTAQRAQHELNCSLQDPGSGRSANASVILNVQFKPEIAQVGAKYQEGQGPGLLVVLFALVRANPPANVTWIDQDGSVTVNASDFLVLDAQNYPWLTNHTVHLQLHSLAHNLSVVATNDVGVTSASLPAPGLLASRVEVPLLGIVVAGGLALGTLVGFSTLVACLVCRKERKTKGPSRRPSLISSDSNNLKLNNVRLPRENMSLPSNLQLNDLTPDLRGKATERPVAQHSSRPELLEAEHGGLLTSQGFIRLPMLGYIYRVSSVSSDEIWL